TAAATAATACATAAGTGGCAATAAATTAGGTATCCGTATATTAGTGTGTGATGAAAATCCACCCTTCATTCAACAGCTGGTCAACCAGCACAGAGTTTTCTCAGACTTGTGGGATTTTCATCAAAGATATGGCActgttttaacattttctatgcTGAATCAGAAGCACAAAAACTCAAACGTCATTCCAAAAATGGTTGCAACACAACCTATAACgacaaaaagtacaaaaaagaaTTTCCCTGGTAAACAAATAGCCTATTTTAGCAAGCATAGCTAAATAAACTAGTGTCACTTTGTTCACAGCATTCTCTAACGCAGATGCAGTTGGTTTACAAATCAAGTAAAAAGAAGAACTGCTCCTGCCCTCCTGGAGACTCTGTAAAGTTGCATGGCACACATgcaaaaatgttacatttttctaagtaaaaaaaggaaaaaaaatcaaagaaaacttGTTCCAGAAAAGCAATAAATAAGCCTCCACAGGTGCAAGCCTCGGAGTAAAACATCCATTaacttgctttatttttttctagatGAAAATAAAGTAGGTCTTTCTGAACACACACAACATGACCACTTGTGACTGGCCACATGTCCACTGGctgttgtcttttcttttttctttttttttttttttatcaaaagtCCCACAATGCAGTGCTTATTGTCCATCAGGTCGCTGCAGAGCCGTAAACAGAAACCCACGAAAATATGGATCCAGCACTGATGGCCCCCGCTGTCCTTTCCTTAGATGGCCAGATATGCATACAAAAATGTCCAGTCGTATCTGTTTTAATGGAGAGGACGTGGGTGTTGGCATTCCAGAGAGGCAGGGTTTGCAGCCGGGGGTGCCTGCTCATCTGTGAAGAAAGCCAGTCAGGCGATGGCCCTCACCCTCCTGCAGTAAGTAGGCAGTGCACATCACATCGTCAAACAGTCAGAAGGTCACTGCTGCAGCCTCAGTCCTGTCCACATTCATTGCTGTAGATGTAAGCTTCCTTTTCAAAAcaagttttttccttttttttaagattttcagtattttatataGATATAACATATCTGCATGTTAGCAAAGGATTTACCCAAGTCTGGCATTTCTTTGTTTACATATAActgtcaaaaaaaagaagaagaagaagctttcATTCTTGGGTGTATTCACAATCCATCCTTTGCTGGTTtggaaatagttttttttttttaaaccctaaGCCCCATTTTTTGGTGACCTTTGtgacctcaaacacacaaacatgagaTAAACACGACCCCTATCAATCCCCCGACCCCCCTCCTTCCATCAATCAGTCCTGCTAGATGCAAAGTTGGTGTGAATGTCAAACACTTCCGAATCAGTCTAGTTTCTCAGCAGTTTGGACGattataaataaaaagcatCACAAATATTCTAAATCCCAGACTGGAGGTTGTTCCCACCTCCCCACACCTCTTTGCTCCCCCGCCCCAACCCCACCCCCAAGCATCCCCTCACCGGTCCAGGCCGATGAGCAGGCggctcctctcctcctccttctggcTCTCGTTCTTCAGGTCGGCAAACACTTGAGTGAAGTAGTGTGGGTCGGAGTTGATCTGCAGCATCTTGGCGCTCATCAGGTTGATAATGGACAGGCAGCGGTCCCAGAAGGTCTCCTTGGAGCTCTCAACCAAGAAGGGCTTGAGCGGGTAAGAGATTTCATTGCCCATGTAGGAGTAAGACAGGTAGAGGCAGGTGAGCAGCACGGCTTGCAGCTCGTGCTCCGTGGCCACTTCAGAGGAGACCACATCGCGGCACAGCATGTAGACAAAGACCACATTGGCGGGGGTGATGAATCCCTGGTCCTGCCAACCCTGGAGCAGCAGGGAGCGGTCAACACTGCGCAGCCACAGCACTGGGTCAGTGGGTGACAGGTGCTTCAGCCGGTAACAACGTCGGCACAGAAAGTCCCCAAGGCAGCGCAGCAGCTCACTGGTGGAGGCCTGGACGATCACTCTCTTAGGGGTGCCAGGGGCCACATTGGAGTTTGTCAGGGGGGCCTTCTTGACAGACGATGTCGTTGTGTTGGAGTTCTTGGTGAGAGCTGGAGTGCTCTGATCCTGGGTGAAGGTAGACAGGTTGGCGCATGACTGCGACTTCTTCAGGTTCTCGTTGTTCAGGTGGGTAACGTTGTTCTGATAGGTGCCGTTGGGCTGCACCTTCTTGGAGCCTTTCTTCTTTGCTGACACCGCTACGATCCGCTTCCAGGGGAGCACGTTGATGAGCGAGTGGCGCTTCAGGTTCTTGTCTTTGGCGTTCTTGCTGTTCTGGACAGCTGTGTAGTGGCCCACGGTGGCTGGTCCATCTTCAAACAGAGCCGACTTTCTGTAGCTAGGTGACAAAGATAGCACGGTTCCCATGGTGACTGCAGGGAGGCTTCCAGGGGCTTTAGCCGCACTGGTTCAGAAGAGGTTTGgaaggggtggggtgggggggatcCTGAGGGTCTCAAAGCCTGGATGTTTCTCGGAGCTGAGAGTCCCAGGCTACAGGCTGGTGCTGGGCATCTAAAGCGCTGGAGGGGATTGTCCTGTAACGAGCTCTCTGAGGGGATTAAAACCACCTTGACTGTTCTATTTCAGCTCCCTGTCAGCGTCTCAGGATGGCCACTGCTGCTGGAAGCAGAAAAGATCAATAATCAGAAACATAATTAGTAAAAGATCACTCCCGTTTAGATtatcagtgattttttttaatagaagaaaacatttttcttttccatcagATAACAGAACCATCATTCACCTTACATCAGATAATATCACAGATATCTGTTCTACAATGTTTTCATGCACTCTTGTCTGAGTGCTTTATCCGACAATCAGGCTTATTAGCAGTATTGATCCCGCTCAGTAAGTGGTGGAATGGATCAGCCTATAGCTTAGGCTCATTAATAAAACGGTAGGCTATAGACCCCCGCTGCTGCAAATGATCAGCACAATAATCACCTTATAAACGTTTGAGTGTGAAAACGGCGCTTTAGCTGATTCTTATGTGCAGTAGATTATAGAGCATGCAGAGTAATGCACGTGTGATTCAAATGGAATCATGTGTCGTAAATATTTTATAACGGGAGAGCTATATTTTACGGTCAGTGGCGATGAGAGTGAAGCACGCGCCACCCTTCTAGCTAAAATGGAAGACCAGAACGTAAACACCGTAATAACAGGTGAAGGTCGCGTTTGATcagcgtaaaaaaaaaaaaaaaaaaaaaaaaaaaccaaacaaacaaacaaaccccaatGTCACGACAGTGATGTCCGTTAGAATTAGACGAACAAAGACGTGAAGGGATGTTCGCATTTTTTATTTGGACGTTGCTCACTGCAGCACCTTTGAACACGAGAGGCAGTCGGTGGATCGACCTCGCTCTCTTGCGCAGGATGCAAGCTGTTCGATCCATCATTCCAGCGCCCCTGTTATCAGCTATTATCAGCCTCGTGGCTCCGTTGTTTGTTGCGAGAGAGATACCGAAGCATCAGGCGAATGTGCCTCCGCTGGAGTGAAATGAAAGGATTTATTGGCCTGTTCGCCGTGTGCATCGGTTGCTCTCCGTGGTGCTGAAACTGAGCGTCTGCGTCGAAACGAGAACGCTGGTTGTGATAGGCGGTggctttaaaaatgaattaaatccTCATCTTTTAAACCTCCCCCGTCCCCGAAAGTGTAACAATGCGTCGATGCATTTGTCTGTCTTCACCTTCACAACCCTTTACTTTCCATTTATAATCATATTGTCTTAATTAGATATCGCTGCGCATTGTTTACACATAAAATGAAtccacaaaaagtaaaaaaaaaaaaaaaatgcctggctttcagctagaaaatgaaaaacaaaaaaacaaaaaacagtcccCCAGAATCGAAACAAACTTACCAAATCTCCAGCTCAGTGTGGAAATAACTGCGATATCGAGGCGATGCTCCGTGTATCGAGTCTCTTCTTCCCTATGAGGCGCGATTAAAACACGAAACCATCTCGCACGATATGAATGCAACAAAGAACGTAATCCGAGCtgagtttaaaaatatatatttgtgtatCAAGCAGCGCATAAACACGCGCCTGCTGTCGGCGGTGCGCAGACGACGGCAGGCAGTTGTGGAATGGATGCTTGGATGAAGATGTGCTTGCTCCTGGTCCTCTTGGCCGTGAGATGCGGATGCTGCGAGGGCTGATGTTGTGTTGTGTCACTGACTGTGTGAGGATGGTTGACGCAAAGGCGGTGGTGGGGCGCCGCTCTGCGCTCTGTGCGCGGTGTTGTTTCTGCTGGAAAACCACTCCGCCTGTagccacacactcacacacacacagcaggtgcTGAAAATGAACCCGATGAACTCTTAGCATGTTTTTCTCGTGGCACCCTATAGCACCTGCATAACCAAAGCAACAGCACTCATCTGGAAGTACCTCTCCGCCTACTTATGATGTGAGCATAGCCCCGGGTTTGCAAGGCTGTTGTGAATATAGGTCCATTGTACAGCCTGCCTGATTGTCAGATTTTAATCTCCATACCGTGTTGTATATTTCAAAGGGCTATTTTTACAGTAACTTGCTGTAGAAACCCAActgtattgtatttatttattacaaatcTTTATATTGAAATcgatttattcttattttatttatttttagataaaGATAAAATATTTGCCATTTGTACATATGCACTTGATCTGCATAACCAGTCTTCTGTAAAGCTTATAGAGTCAGAGTCAAATGAATACAAATATATATTCAAGTATAAAACAAAGTGCAAACCGAGGTAAagtagtgtttcttttttaaatacataaagataagaaagaaagaaagtgttaAGTAACTGTGTAGATTTTATACTTTTATGcattatttaacctttatttaaccactAAGTCCTTTGAGATTAAAATCTCTTTCTCAAGAAAGACCTGACCAATGCACACCTTTACAACGTTAAAATGATCagataacaaaaaaagagaaagaaacgaaaaagaaagcaaatttATCCATTTCCACTGCATGTTGAACAGAAATCAGTCATATTGTGACGAATACAATATGGTTAGAGAAATACAGAGGGGGAAAAGGCTTTGCAAGTTATAGTCGAAAGTGCAAACATTATCCTGCCAAGTGTTTTCTTTATCAAGCTTGGTGAGTGTGGATGTGGCCAGCAGCATCTAACATACTTAATCATTTTGTTGTAGGACTGTAGGATATATTATACTGATTAGATTAAATTACCATAGCTTTTCTCCATGTGTGGAAATAATTGTCTTTTCTGAAGTGATCACAGCAATAATCTAGGCAGATTTAAGGCTTTGTGTGTCACATGCCTCtctcaaacattaaaaaacacacagtaaaaaATGCAGtagattctttaaaaaaacaaaacaataaagcaCTTTTGTAGAGAGGGTGAGATCATGCAAAACTCTCAAGAGGCAATGTAATCTAAAGTTTTTAATCAGAAAGTAGGTTTTGTGTACTGTGAAAAATAGAGTTAGTATCCATAGAATTCAGCTTAATTTGGTTCAGTTTTATATCTATAGCACCAACTCACAACAAGAGTTGCCTCGCGCCGCTTTGTAATGCAAGATAACGAAAAGATCAGCATTAGAGTGCAAACCCCAACAATGATGAATCCCTGTTAGCAcaatttggcaacagtgggaaggaagaacttcctttttaacaggagacctctggcagaaccaggctcagggagaggcagcATCTGCCACAGCTGGTTTTGGTGTGAGGGAAAAGAtaggagaaaaaggagaacattgagagacaagaacaaaacacaaactatgaGAGACAGAAGACAACAGTTATTGACATGCTGTAAATTTAATGACATGTAGTTGAGTGAGTAAGAGAAGCTCAGTGGGTTATGGGAAGT
The Oreochromis aureus strain Israel breed Guangdong linkage group 8, ZZ_aureus, whole genome shotgun sequence DNA segment above includes these coding regions:
- the cdk5r1b gene encoding cyclin-dependent kinase 5 activator 1b isoform X1, which produces MGTVLSLSPSYRKSALFEDGPATVGHYTAVQNSKNAKDKNLKRHSLINVLPWKRIVAVSAKKKGSKKVQPNGTYQNNVTHLNNENLKKSQSCANLSTFTQDQSTPALTKNSNTTTSSVKKAPLTNSNVAPGTPKRVIVQASTSELLRCLGDFLCRRCYRLKHLSPTDPVLWLRSVDRSLLLQGWQDQGFITPANVVFVYMLCRDVVSSEVATEHELQAVLLTCLYLSYSYMGNEISYPLKPFLVESSKETFWDRCLSIINLMSAKMLQINSDPHYFTQVFADLKNESQKEEERSRLLIGLDRRVRAIA
- the cdk5r1b gene encoding cyclin-dependent kinase 5 activator 1b isoform X2; the protein is MGTVLSLSPSYRKSALFEDGPATVGHYTAVQNSKNAKDKNLKRHSLINVLPWKRIVAVSAKKKGSKKVQPNGTYQNNVTHLNNENLKKSQSCANLSTFTQDQSTPALTKNSNTTTSSVKKAPLTNSNVAPGTPKRVIVQASTSELLRCLGDFLCRRCYRLKHLSPTDPVLWLRSVDRSLLLQGWQDQGFITPANVVFVYMLCRDVVSSEVATEHELQAVLLTCLYLSYSYMGNEISYPLKPFLVESSKETFWDRCLSIINLMSAKMLQINSDPHYFTQVFADLKNESQKEEERSRLLIGLDR